In the genome of Pogona vitticeps strain Pit_001003342236 chromosome 13, PviZW2.1, whole genome shotgun sequence, one region contains:
- the ARPC1B gene encoding actin-related protein 2/3 complex subunit 1B, with product MACHSFLLEPITCHAWNKDKTQIAICPNNHEVHIYKKDGAKWSKIHELKEHSGLVTGIDWAPESNRIVTCGTDRNAYVWTLKGSVWKPTLVILRINRAARCVKWSPKENKFAVGSGSRLISICYFEQENDWWVCKHIKKPIRSTILALDWHPNNVLLASGSSDFKCRIFSAYIKEVEERPSPTPWGSKMPFGELMFESSSNCGWVHSVCFSESGNRIAWVGHNSIICLADANKKMAVACLSAETLPLLAVTFITESSLVAAGHDCYPMLFTYDEPQGVLNFGGKLDVPKQSSQRGLTARERFQNLDKKASSDTASATLDTLHKNSITQISVIGGGKGKASKFCTTGMDGAMCIWDIKSLESAMKDLRIK from the exons ATGGCTTGCCACAGCTTTCTGCTGGAACCGATCACTTGCCACGCCTGGAACAAGGACAAGACTC AGATCGCCATCTGCCCCAATAACCACGAAGTCCACATCTACAAGAAAGACGGGGCCAAGTGGAGCAAAATCCACGAGCTGAAGGAGCACAGCGGGCTGGTGACCG GCATTGACTGGGCCCCCGAGAGCAACCGCATCGTGACCTGTGGAACAGACCGCAACGCCTACGTCTGGACCCTGAAGGGCAGCGTCTGGAAGCCCACGCTGGTCATCCTCCGGATCAACCGTGCGGCTCGCTGTGTGAAGTGGTCGCCCAAGGAGAACAAGTTTGCGGTGGGCAGCGGGTCCCGTCTCATCTCCATCTGCTATTTTGAGCAAGAGAACGACTG GTGGGTTTGCAAACATATTAAGAAGCCAATTCGGTCAACCATCCTCGCCCTGGACTGGCATCCCAACAATGTCCTTTTGGCATCCGGATCCAGCGATTTCAAATGCAG GATTTTCTCTGCCTACATCAAGGAGGTAGAAGAGCGACCCTCACCCACCCCTTGGGGATCCAAAATGCCCTTTGGGGAGCTCATGTTTGAGTCGAGCAGCAACTGCGGCTGGGTTCACAGCGTCTGCTTCTCTGAGAGCGGGAACCGCATCGCCTGGGTGGGACACAACAGCATCATCTGCCTGGCGGATGCTAACAAGAAGATGGC TGTGGCTTGCCTGTCCGCGGAAACGCTGCCCCTCCTGGCCGTAACCTTTATCACGGAGAGCAGCCTGGTGGCTGCG GGCCACGACTGTTACCCAATGCTGTTTACCTATGACGAGCCGCAGGGTGTGCTGAATTTTGGAGGGAAGCTGGATGTCCCCAAGCAAAGCTCCCAGCGTGGCCTGACAGCTCGGGAGCGCTTCCAGAACCTGGATAAGAAGGCCAGCTCGGACACAGCCAGCGCCACTCTGGATACGCTCCATAAGAACAGCATCAC cCAAATATCTGTGAttggtggaggaaaaggaaaggcctCCAAATTTTGCACCACGGGAATGGACGGTGCCATGTGTATCTGGGACATCAAG AGCTTGGAGTCGGCCATGAAGGACCTCCGCATCAAGTGA
- the BUD31 gene encoding protein BUD31 homolog, which translates to MPKVKRSRKPPPDGWELIEPTLDELDQKMREAETEPHEGKRKVESLWPIFRIHHQKTRYIFDLFYKRKAISRELYDYCIKEGYADKNLIAKWKKQGYENLCCLRCIQTRDTNFGTNCICRVPKSKLEVGRIIECTHCGCRGCSG; encoded by the exons ATGCCCAAAGTAAAGAGGAGCAGAAAACCTCCTCCAGATGGTTGGGAGTTGATTGAACCAACTTTAGATGAGCTGGATCAAAAAATGAGAGAGG cTGAGACTGAACCTcatgaagggaagaggaaggtggAGTCTCTCTGGCCCATCTTCAGAATACATCATCAGAAAACACGCTACATTTTTGATCTTTTCTATAAGAGGAAAGCCATTAGCAGAG AGTTGTACGATTACTGCATCAAAGAAGGCTATGCAGACAAAAACTTAATTGCAAAGTGGAAGAAACAAGGGTATGAAAACCTCTGCTGTTTGCGCTGCATCCAGACTCGAGATACTAACTTTGGAACCAACTGCATTTGCCGGGTGCCCAAGAGCAAGCTGGAAGTG GGGAGAATAATTGAGTGCACTCACTGTGGTTGCCGAGGATGCTCTGGATGA
- the PDAP1 gene encoding 28 kDa heat- and acid-stable phosphoprotein produces MPKGKKGGHKGRVRQYTSPEEIDAQLQAEKQKAKEEEEEAEAGDGAASDPKKKEKSLDSDDSEEEEEDEDYQPKHKGVEGIIDIENPNRVAQAAKKVTQIDLESPRELSRREREEIEKQKAKERYMKMHLAGKTEQAKADLARLAIIRKQREEAAKKKEEERKAKDEAASAGKRLQSLSLNK; encoded by the exons ATGCCCAAAG GTAAAAAAGGAGGCCACAAAGGCCGAGTGCGGCAGTACACAAGCCCGGAGGAGATTGATGCCCAGCTCCAAGCAGAGAAACAGAAGGCCAAG gaagaggaggaggaagcagaagcaGGCGATGGGGCCGCGAGTGACccaaaaaagaaggagaaatccCTAGACTCAGATGacagcgaggaggaggaggaggacgaagacTACCAG CCAAAGCACAAAGGCGTAGAAGGCATTATAGATATAGAGAACCCGAATCGTGTTGCCCAGGCggccaaaaaagtaactcagATCGATCTGGAGAGCCCACGGGAACTGTCGCGGAGAGAACG AGAAGAAATTGAGAAGCAGAAGGCGAAAGAGAGGTACATGAAGATGCACCTTGCGGGTAAAACGGAACAGGCCAAGGCAGACCTCGCCCGACTAGCCATCATCCGCAAACAGAGGGAAGAGGCggccaaaaagaaagaggaagaaagaaaag ctaaagACGAAGCAGCTTCGGCAGGCAAAAGATTGCAGTCGCTGTCCCTGAACAAGTAA